CCGCATCAAGACGGTCACTCTAAATAATCATCCGGAAAGAAACGAATACTATTTGTGCATGACTGCCTGCATAGGCGAGAAATACACTCCTATATTATCATTATCTGTCACAGATTGCACGTGAAAAGTGTGCAAATTCCCAAGAAATTTTCATAGCGTCTGATCGGTTAGCGACTCATGGGATGATCCAAATCTACATGCCCCATTAAGGACTCTAGAGATTGACCATCTACGAGCAAATCCAGCGTTTTGACTTCCTTGAATTGGAACATCGTTTTCTTCAAGGCATCGATAGCCAATTCCTCGCCGCCAGCTCCCAATCGAGCCTCGTCCGGCAGGGAAATATCAAAAGTCAATGCACCGTTATCCAATTTGATCTTATGCACGGAAATTTTCTCGGACCACAACGGGATTAGAGCAGAATCCCCACTCTTTTGCAGAGCTTCAAACGCTTTTTGCAACTTTTCCAGCTCGCTTGGATAGGTAATTTCCTTTTTCTGTTCTTTCAAGCCATTCTCTTGAGTATCCGTATAGTACACCGTAATCTGTTGTGTTTGTCGATCTCCTGAATTTTCCGTGTCCGTCTTGGTCTTTGTAGGCTCTGTTGACGGAGATGCAGGTGTTTGACTCGCCCCATTATTTTCAGCAGACTGAGCCGATGGATCAGGGGTCGTCTGTTCGGGTGTGCTATTTTGTGCAT
The Paenibacillus peoriae DNA segment above includes these coding regions:
- a CDS encoding GerMN domain-containing protein, which encodes MNKKIVIAGLLALFAIAGAGCASKQTTAPATPSQETQTSNAQNSTPEQTTPDPSAQSAENNGASQTPASPSTEPTKTKTDTENSGDRQTQQITVYYTDTQENGLKEQKKEITYPSELEKLQKAFEALQKSGDSALIPLWSEKISVHKIKLDNGALTFDISLPDEARLGAGGEELAIDALKKTMFQFKEVKTLDLLVDGQSLESLMGHVDLDHPMSR